In Vagococcus hydrophili, one DNA window encodes the following:
- the cysS gene encoding cysteine--tRNA ligase, with protein MMKIYNTLTRSKEEFKTIEPGKVRMYLCGPTVYNYIHVGNARSTVAFDTVRRYLEYKGYEVNYVSNFTDVDDKIINRAKEEGVTAKNIADKYIDAFTEDTTKLNVKPACVHPRVIDHIDEIIEFVAALIEKGYAYESQGDVYYRARKFKNYGQLSNKSIDELEVGASQRTGDEQAKKEDPLDFALWKSAKEGEVSWTSPWGAGRPGWHIECSVMASKHLGETIDIHAGGQDLEFPHHENEIAQSEAKTGQTFANYWMHNAYLTVGETGEKMSKSLKNFVTAHELMEEVDPEVVRFALATTHYRRPMPFNDIILKEAETNLSKIKGSYNNGSFRLESAKDSTEDDEDYLKELTLIKSQFEEGMDDDFNTANGITAVYNLVKWLNAYFEKNSVSKVVIEQAQSLLVELMAVFGIELGQKEVLDSEIEALIEERNEARANKDFKRSDEIRDTLKEQGIILEDTAQGVRWSRI; from the coding sequence ATTATGAAAATTTACAATACCTTAACTCGTTCTAAAGAAGAATTTAAAACCATTGAGCCAGGAAAAGTTCGTATGTACTTGTGTGGCCCAACAGTCTATAACTATATTCATGTAGGAAATGCCAGAAGTACAGTGGCGTTTGATACAGTCCGTCGTTATTTAGAATACAAGGGCTATGAAGTCAATTATGTTTCTAATTTTACAGATGTTGATGATAAAATTATTAACCGTGCCAAAGAAGAGGGCGTCACAGCTAAAAATATTGCGGATAAATACATTGATGCTTTTACAGAAGATACCACTAAGTTAAATGTGAAACCAGCATGTGTTCATCCGCGTGTCATTGATCATATTGATGAAATTATCGAATTTGTTGCAGCCTTAATTGAAAAAGGGTATGCTTATGAATCTCAAGGGGATGTTTACTACCGTGCCCGTAAATTTAAAAATTATGGTCAACTAAGTAATAAAAGTATAGATGAATTAGAAGTGGGTGCTAGTCAACGTACGGGAGACGAGCAAGCAAAAAAAGAAGATCCGTTAGATTTTGCTTTATGGAAATCAGCAAAAGAAGGAGAAGTTTCTTGGACATCACCATGGGGAGCGGGACGCCCAGGCTGGCACATCGAGTGTTCAGTGATGGCATCTAAGCACTTAGGTGAAACGATTGACATTCATGCAGGGGGGCAAGATTTAGAGTTTCCTCATCATGAAAATGAAATCGCCCAAAGTGAAGCCAAAACAGGCCAAACATTTGCTAATTATTGGATGCACAATGCGTATTTAACAGTTGGTGAAACTGGGGAAAAAATGAGTAAATCATTGAAAAATTTTGTGACAGCTCACGAATTAATGGAAGAAGTTGATCCAGAAGTGGTCCGTTTTGCTTTAGCCACAACTCATTACAGACGCCCAATGCCTTTTAATGACATTATCTTAAAAGAAGCAGAAACAAATCTTTCTAAGATTAAAGGAAGCTACAACAATGGCTCTTTCCGACTAGAATCAGCTAAAGACTCAACTGAAGATGATGAAGACTACTTAAAAGAGTTAACGTTAATTAAGAGTCAATTTGAAGAAGGTATGGATGACGATTTCAATACAGCTAATGGAATTACAGCTGTCTACAACTTAGTTAAATGGTTGAATGCTTATTTTGAAAAAAATAGCGTGTCAAAAGTCGTGATAGAACAAGCTCAAAGTTTATTAGTTGAATTAATGGCTGTCTTTGGAATTGAGTTAGGTCAAAAAGAAGTTTTAGATAGTGAAATTGAAGCGTTAATCGAAGAGCGAAATGAAGCTAGAGCTAATAAAGATTTTAAACGCAGTGATGAAATTCGTGACACGTTGAAAGAACAAGGGATTATTTTAGAAGATACCGCACAAGGTGTGAGATGGAGTAGAATTTAA
- a CDS encoding Mini-ribonuclease 3: MSEKKDYSLLSGLTLAYVGDAIYEIYIRDFLIRSGQTKPNQMHRMATHYVSAKAQHYLIEEMIKEEILTEQETLIYKRGRNAKSHTSAKNTSVFVYRASTGFEALMGYLHLTDQKERLEELITWSIKRIGEKNEK, encoded by the coding sequence ATGAGTGAAAAGAAAGATTATTCTCTTTTAAGTGGTTTGACGTTAGCTTATGTAGGGGATGCGATTTATGAAATTTATATTCGCGATTTTTTAATTAGATCCGGTCAAACCAAACCTAATCAAATGCACCGCATGGCAACGCATTATGTGTCAGCTAAAGCCCAACATTATTTGATTGAAGAAATGATTAAAGAGGAAATTTTAACAGAGCAAGAAACGTTGATTTATAAAAGAGGTCGAAATGCTAAGAGTCATACGAGCGCTAAAAATACATCAGTTTTTGTGTATAGAGCGTCTACAGGCTTTGAAGCACTAATGGGGTATTTACACCTAACAGATCAAAAAGAACGCCTAGAAGAGCTAATTACATGGTCTATTAAAAGGATAGGGGAAAAGAATGAAAAATAA
- the rlmB gene encoding 23S rRNA (guanosine(2251)-2'-O)-methyltransferase RlmB, which translates to MKNKRERQEKIAEPVSLEDVVFGIHATIEALQARRGNKLFIQEDLKSHRIEELKSLAQEFSVPVIWAPKSKLDEMTNKENHQGIVMKITPYEYLSLDELLSKSKDKESRFFLILDSIVDPHNLGSIMRTADAVNVDGIIIPKHRAVGITPVVVKTSTGAVEHVPVARVTNLSQTIKKLKEDNIWIFGTDMEGTDYTDWNVSGDIALVIGNEGKGMGAALKKEMDEMITIPIEGHVQSLNAGVAAGLLMYEVFRKRRN; encoded by the coding sequence ATGAAAAATAAACGTGAGAGACAAGAAAAAATAGCGGAGCCAGTATCATTAGAAGATGTGGTATTTGGTATTCATGCGACAATTGAAGCTTTGCAAGCAAGACGAGGCAATAAATTGTTTATCCAAGAAGATTTGAAGAGTCACCGAATCGAAGAGCTAAAAAGCTTAGCACAAGAATTTTCAGTTCCAGTTATTTGGGCACCTAAATCAAAATTAGATGAGATGACAAATAAAGAAAATCATCAAGGCATTGTGATGAAAATAACGCCTTATGAGTATTTATCTTTAGATGAGTTATTGTCAAAAAGTAAAGATAAGGAAAGTCGTTTCTTTTTAATATTAGATAGTATTGTGGACCCTCATAACTTAGGTTCAATTATGAGAACGGCTGACGCAGTAAATGTAGACGGGATTATAATTCCTAAACACCGTGCTGTAGGAATTACACCAGTTGTTGTTAAGACGTCAACTGGCGCGGTAGAGCATGTTCCAGTAGCTCGTGTAACAAATCTAAGCCAAACCATCAAAAAACTAAAAGAAGATAATATTTGGATTTTTGGGACTGATATGGAAGGAACGGATTATACAGATTGGAACGTTTCTGGTGATATCGCCCTTGTGATTGGTAACGAAGGTAAAGGCATGGGAGCGGCTCTTAAAAAAGAGATGGATGAGATGATTACGATTCCAATCGAAGGTCATGTTCAAAGTCTTAATGCCGGTGTAGCTGCGGGACTTTTAATGTATGAAGTTTTTAGAAAGCGTAGAAATTAG
- a CDS encoding NYN domain-containing protein, translated as MKRQVLFVDGYNMIGAWPFLDKLKKQEKLADARDQLLFMLSNYAKYEGIEVIVVFDAQFVPGIQQVYDEYGVTVIFTKEEETADTYIEREAGGKINPLTHVRVATSDMAEQWIIFSRGALRVSARELYKAIKTSEKKIQADTEEYKFQSYRRNSPWSGSQLEHLQQIYDELDN; from the coding sequence GTGAAACGTCAGGTGCTGTTTGTAGATGGTTACAATATGATTGGAGCTTGGCCTTTTCTTGATAAATTAAAAAAACAAGAAAAATTAGCCGATGCGAGAGATCAACTTTTATTTATGCTATCAAACTACGCAAAGTACGAAGGTATTGAAGTGATTGTGGTCTTTGATGCCCAATTTGTACCAGGTATTCAACAAGTGTATGATGAATACGGCGTCACAGTTATTTTTACAAAAGAAGAAGAAACAGCAGATACCTATATAGAGCGTGAGGCAGGGGGAAAAATAAACCCACTGACTCATGTTCGGGTGGCGACAAGTGATATGGCGGAGCAGTGGATTATTTTCTCAAGAGGTGCGTTAAGAGTCTCAGCAAGAGAGCTATACAAGGCGATTAAGACATCGGAGAAAAAAATTCAAGCAGATACAGAAGAGTATAAATTTCAGAGTTATCGACGCAATAGTCCTTGGTCTGGCTCACAGCTTGAACATCTTCAACAAATTTACGATGAATTAGATAACTAA
- a CDS encoding sigma-70 family RNA polymerase sigma factor encodes MNESEVILKRAKLGCNDSFEVLFNQYVPIVLKQRNNYYLREFDLDDWLQEGRLVCYQSLRKFDDSKNVTFGLFFKMNFNRHVISLLRHQEAQKRQIYRYTDSLDSQMNTFGECISRGMEDFRADTSIKYIFVREQLEDLPDQLSNFEKKIYYDTLLGLDIEEISKNTDISQRKILFGYNRVKVKLKKQIV; translated from the coding sequence ATGAATGAAAGTGAAGTTATACTAAAGAGAGCAAAATTAGGTTGTAATGATTCTTTTGAAGTGCTGTTTAATCAATATGTTCCAATTGTTTTGAAACAACGCAATAATTATTATCTAAGAGAATTTGATTTAGACGACTGGCTTCAAGAAGGGCGCTTAGTTTGTTATCAGTCACTCCGGAAATTTGATGATAGTAAGAATGTCACATTTGGTTTATTCTTTAAAATGAATTTTAACCGACATGTCATTAGCTTACTAAGGCACCAAGAGGCACAAAAAAGACAGATTTACCGCTACACAGATTCTCTAGATTCACAAATGAATACCTTTGGAGAATGTATTAGCCGGGGTATGGAAGATTTTCGAGCAGATACAAGTATTAAGTACATATTTGTTAGAGAGCAGCTAGAAGATTTACCGGATCAGCTGTCAAATTTTGAGAAAAAAATTTATTACGATACTTTATTAGGACTGGATATTGAGGAAATATCAAAAAACACAGATATTTCACAGAGAAAAATTTTATTTGGCTATAACCGCGTAAAAGTAAAATTGAAAAAACAAATCGTATAA
- a CDS encoding Veg family protein, with the protein MAASILTIKEELENKIGSRITLVAQTGRKRQTERSGILSETYPSVFIVDLDQDENAFERVSYSYTDILTRAVEVQFSDNMQEEIIG; encoded by the coding sequence ATGGCAGCGAGTATTTTAACAATCAAAGAAGAGCTAGAGAACAAAATAGGTAGTCGAATTACTTTAGTCGCACAGACAGGTAGAAAACGACAAACTGAACGTAGTGGTATATTATCAGAAACATATCCTTCTGTATTTATTGTCGATTTAGATCAGGATGAGAACGCATTTGAAAGAGTATCATATAGCTATACTGATATTTTAACTCGTGCTGTAGAGGTCCAATTTTCAGATAACATGCAAGAAGAAATTATAGGATAA
- a CDS encoding low molecular weight protein-tyrosine-phosphatase — MINVLFVCLGNICRSTMAEAVFRDKVVKAGLENEIHISSAATGSWNLGDAPYKGTKEVLDREKISYEGIYSTKITDEEFNTYDYIIGMDESNIDNLLKLNPSLKNNEKIHLFLSESIDEKKQAVPDPYYTGDFELTYELVNLGTDKWLEKIKQKING, encoded by the coding sequence ATGATAAACGTATTATTTGTTTGTTTAGGTAATATTTGCAGATCAACCATGGCTGAAGCTGTTTTTCGTGATAAAGTCGTAAAAGCGGGGTTAGAGAATGAGATTCATATCTCATCAGCTGCAACAGGTAGTTGGAATCTAGGGGATGCGCCGTACAAAGGAACCAAAGAGGTGCTTGATAGAGAAAAGATTAGTTATGAGGGGATTTACTCAACTAAAATAACGGATGAAGAGTTTAACACCTATGATTATATTATTGGGATGGATGAAAGTAACATAGACAACCTATTGAAATTAAATCCTTCGCTTAAAAATAATGAAAAAATCCATTTGTTTTTATCAGAAAGTATAGATGAAAAAAAGCAAGCAGTACCAGATCCTTATTATACAGGAGATTTTGAGTTGACCTATGAACTAGTTAATCTAGGAACAGATAAATGGTTAGAGAAAATTAAACAAAAAATAAACGGTTAG
- a CDS encoding peptidylprolyl isomerase — MKKQSFKLAVVALLGVITLAGCSGGKSVATMKGGKITEDELYTELKKAPESSQLLTGMIVNKITDAAYGDKVDQKEVDKEFEKVQDQNGGKKPFEDLLKQNNLDVKTYKENIKSNLAFKEMLKAHLKITDADLKETWATYHPSVDAQIMVFDKKEDAEKALKDVNDGKDFTTVAKEVSKDEVSKKDGGKVTFDSTMATKPEGVLLPEQVKQEAYKLEDGKVSGIVESQNMQTGTDSFYIVKMVKNEKKGNDYKKYEKELKKITEETKMADPAFSQEVLGKELEKANVKIEDDQFKKILDPYLPKKEEKSDKKDDKKSDKKDDKKSDKKEETTESTK, encoded by the coding sequence ATGAAGAAACAATCATTTAAATTAGCAGTTGTTGCTCTTTTAGGAGTAATTACACTTGCTGGATGTTCAGGCGGAAAAAGCGTTGCTACAATGAAAGGTGGCAAAATTACTGAGGATGAGTTATATACTGAACTTAAAAAAGCCCCAGAATCAAGCCAATTATTAACAGGTATGATCGTTAACAAAATCACTGACGCTGCTTACGGTGATAAAGTAGATCAAAAAGAAGTGGATAAAGAATTTGAAAAAGTTCAAGATCAAAACGGTGGTAAAAAACCATTTGAAGATTTATTAAAACAAAATAACTTAGATGTTAAAACTTACAAAGAAAACATCAAGAGTAACTTAGCATTCAAAGAAATGTTAAAAGCTCACTTAAAAATTACAGATGCTGACTTAAAAGAAACTTGGGCTACTTACCACCCAAGCGTTGATGCTCAAATCATGGTCTTTGACAAAAAAGAAGACGCTGAAAAAGCATTAAAAGATGTGAATGATGGAAAAGATTTCACAACTGTAGCAAAAGAAGTTTCTAAAGACGAAGTTTCTAAAAAAGATGGCGGTAAAGTAACATTTGATTCTACAATGGCTACTAAACCTGAAGGAGTTTTACTTCCTGAGCAAGTGAAACAAGAAGCTTACAAATTAGAAGACGGTAAAGTTTCTGGTATCGTTGAATCACAAAACATGCAAACTGGTACTGACTCATTCTACATCGTTAAGATGGTTAAAAATGAGAAAAAAGGTAACGACTATAAGAAATATGAAAAAGAATTGAAAAAAATCACTGAAGAAACAAAAATGGCTGACCCTGCCTTCTCACAAGAAGTTCTTGGTAAAGAATTAGAAAAAGCTAACGTTAAGATCGAAGACGATCAATTCAAGAAAATCTTAGATCCATACTTACCTAAAAAAGAAGAAAAATCTGACAAAAAAGATGACAAGAAATCAGATAAAAAAGACGACAAAAAATCTGACAAAAAAGAAGAAACAACAGAATCAACTAAATAG
- a CDS encoding YtxH domain-containing protein, producing the protein MTKKNFSGKKFAKGLLIGGLIGGSAALLLAPRSGKETRKKLQDEIDDTLQLLKEIKTSSDDIQSGAAHLQELTETMIPEFIEGTQKSLDRFDFKTKFRLEDMKKQIAKIETEITDFSNSLKE; encoded by the coding sequence ATGACTAAGAAAAATTTTTCAGGTAAAAAATTTGCTAAAGGCTTATTAATTGGTGGTTTAATCGGTGGCTCTGCCGCTCTTTTACTTGCGCCAAGATCAGGTAAAGAAACGAGAAAAAAACTCCAAGATGAGATTGATGATACCTTACAATTATTAAAAGAAATCAAAACAAGCTCAGATGATATCCAATCAGGGGCTGCTCATCTTCAAGAATTAACAGAAACAATGATTCCTGAGTTCATTGAGGGCACGCAAAAGAGTTTAGACCGCTTTGATTTTAAAACAAAATTCAGACTAGAAGACATGAAAAAGCAAATTGCAAAAATCGAGACAGAAATAACTGATTTTAGTAATAGTCTAAAAGAATAA
- a CDS encoding HIT family protein, with product MTDCIFCKIINREIPSYPVYEDDEVYAFLDITQTTKGHTLVIPKKHVTDIFEYDEKTAETLFAKVPKIARGLEKTFPEMKGLNLINNNKELAYQSVFHSHIHLIPRYSEEDEFAITFSNNMDKYSVEEMTSIAKSIKETIIND from the coding sequence ATGACAGACTGTATTTTTTGTAAAATTATCAATCGTGAAATACCAAGCTATCCCGTATACGAAGACGATGAGGTTTATGCTTTTTTAGATATCACTCAAACAACGAAAGGTCATACGCTTGTTATTCCAAAGAAACACGTGACAGATATTTTTGAATACGATGAAAAAACAGCAGAAACCTTGTTTGCTAAAGTACCCAAAATTGCTCGTGGCTTGGAAAAAACATTTCCTGAGATGAAAGGGTTAAACCTAATCAACAACAACAAGGAATTAGCTTATCAATCAGTGTTCCATTCTCATATTCATTTAATTCCTCGTTACAGTGAAGAAGACGAATTTGCGATTACTTTCTCAAATAACATGGACAAGTATTCTGTAGAAGAGATGACTTCTATTGCTAAATCAATTAAGGAGACGATTATCAATGACTAA
- a CDS encoding ABC transporter ATP-binding protein, with translation MSLKIEHVTGGYGHIPVLKDISFEVNSGEIVGLIGLNGAGKSTTIKHVIGLLTEQKGKITVDDKTLKESPEDYRKTIGYIPETPILYDELTLREHIEITAMAYDIPMDEAMERADSLLKLFRLENKLDWFPAHFSKGMKQKVMVMCAFLTKPSLFIIDEPFLGLDPLAIKALLDLMKQMRDEGAAILMSTHILATAEIYCDRFVVLHEGEVRAIGSMTELRKEFNLPDSSLDDIYISLTKEGEV, from the coding sequence ATGAGTTTAAAAATTGAACATGTAACAGGTGGCTACGGTCATATTCCTGTTTTAAAAGATATTAGTTTTGAAGTGAATTCCGGTGAAATCGTTGGTTTGATTGGTTTAAACGGAGCGGGTAAAAGTACGACGATTAAACATGTTATTGGTTTACTAACCGAACAAAAAGGGAAAATCACAGTAGATGATAAAACATTGAAAGAATCCCCAGAAGATTACCGTAAGACAATTGGTTATATACCAGAGACACCTATCTTATATGATGAATTAACCTTAAGAGAGCATATCGAAATTACGGCGATGGCCTATGATATACCAATGGATGAAGCTATGGAAAGAGCTGATTCTTTATTAAAACTATTTAGATTAGAAAATAAATTAGATTGGTTCCCAGCTCATTTTTCAAAAGGAATGAAACAAAAGGTTATGGTGATGTGTGCCTTTTTAACTAAACCAAGTTTGTTTATTATTGATGAACCTTTCTTAGGGTTAGATCCATTAGCTATTAAGGCTTTACTTGATTTAATGAAACAAATGCGAGACGAGGGTGCGGCTATTTTAATGTCGACGCATATTTTAGCAACAGCGGAAATTTACTGTGATCGTTTTGTCGTCCTTCATGAAGGTGAAGTGCGCGCCATAGGTTCAATGACTGAGCTTAGAAAAGAGTTTAATTTACCAGATTCTTCATTAGATGATATTTATATCTCTCTAACGAAGGAAGGGGAGGTTTAA
- a CDS encoding phosphotransferase family protein produces the protein MFKFDNSWNLQPIKGDTGKAYRGIKDSESVFIKRNSTPFLAALSREGLTPKLLWTKRTSDGDVLTAQEWLEGRQLMPKEMSKSGDVIRILKHLHQSESLKSMLQRMDGREKSAFDFLSDYAVDLPDDLKNNLYLMRVFRYLEDHLPAFHSVYYTACHGDPMHNNWLLSTEETVFLVDWDYSVLADPALDIGTILGQYIDIKYWDYWVAEYGAAGDENIMDRVYWYAGINLLLQIKRSYLNYEREQMNAYIAQLKKIYEY, from the coding sequence ATGTTTAAATTTGATAATTCATGGAATCTCCAACCGATTAAGGGAGATACCGGAAAAGCATATAGAGGAATAAAAGATAGTGAGTCGGTTTTCATTAAACGAAACTCGACCCCATTTTTAGCAGCACTGTCTCGTGAAGGGTTGACGCCAAAATTACTTTGGACCAAAAGAACCAGTGACGGAGATGTCTTAACGGCTCAAGAATGGCTAGAAGGCAGACAGTTAATGCCAAAAGAGATGAGTAAAAGTGGCGATGTTATCCGCATATTGAAGCATCTACATCAATCAGAGTCTCTAAAATCCATGCTTCAGAGAATGGACGGACGAGAAAAATCAGCGTTTGACTTTTTAAGTGATTATGCCGTTGATTTACCTGATGATTTAAAAAATAATTTGTATTTAATGCGTGTTTTCAGATATTTAGAAGATCATTTACCAGCCTTTCATTCTGTTTACTACACAGCGTGTCACGGGGACCCGATGCACAACAATTGGTTACTATCAACAGAAGAAACTGTCTTTTTAGTTGATTGGGACTATTCAGTCTTAGCCGATCCAGCTTTAGATATTGGTACAATATTAGGTCAATATATCGATATTAAATATTGGGATTACTGGGTAGCAGAATACGGCGCAGCAGGTGACGAAAACATCATGGACCGGGTGTATTGGTATGCTGGAATTAATTTATTACTACAAATTAAACGAAGTTACCTAAATTACGAACGAGAACAAATGAACGCGTATATCGCCCAATTGAAAAAAATATATGAGTACTAA
- the trmB gene encoding tRNA (guanosine(46)-N7)-methyltransferase TrmB, translated as MRLRNKPGAKETILAHPHYILDDGSQWKGKWQERFEKAQPIHIEVGSGKGQFIVEMAKAHPEINYIGIELQTNAIIAILEKQMEEKLPNLQLLLVNGADLTDYFADGEVDLVYLNFSDPWPKTKHEKRRLTFHTFLKTYETIAKPKAELHFKTDNQGLFEYSLASVTWYGMTIKQVWLDLHTSDYEGNIMTEYEEKFSGRGERIYRLEAIFNGKDVE; from the coding sequence ATGAGATTACGTAACAAACCAGGCGCAAAAGAAACTATTTTAGCTCATCCGCACTATATTTTAGATGATGGTAGTCAGTGGAAAGGAAAGTGGCAAGAGCGTTTTGAAAAAGCACAACCGATTCATATTGAAGTTGGAAGTGGTAAGGGTCAATTTATCGTTGAAATGGCGAAGGCACATCCTGAGATTAACTACATCGGGATTGAACTTCAAACAAACGCTATTATTGCTATTTTAGAGAAACAAATGGAAGAAAAATTGCCTAATTTACAGCTTTTACTTGTTAACGGAGCTGATTTAACTGATTATTTTGCAGACGGGGAAGTTGATTTAGTTTATTTAAACTTCTCAGATCCGTGGCCAAAAACAAAACATGAAAAACGTCGTTTAACCTTCCATACATTTTTAAAAACTTACGAAACAATCGCTAAGCCAAAAGCAGAGTTACATTTTAAAACAGACAATCAAGGGTTGTTTGAATATTCTCTAGCGAGTGTGACTTGGTACGGGATGACGATTAAGCAAGTTTGGCTTGATTTACATACAAGTGATTATGAAGGAAATATCATGACAGAGTATGAAGAGAAATTTTCTGGACGTGGTGAAAGAATTTACAGATTAGAGGCAATCTTTAATGGGAAAGATGTAGAATAA
- a CDS encoding LPXTG cell wall anchor domain-containing protein yields MKKKIVYLMLVFCFIGTSISVYGEGVNVLDGDAGIRFIDDDTQTSTTETSSTSSSSTTITSTSKTTEKSSEEGIKKLLPRTGEEQANRLLLLGLLVVFSSIFIIRMKKKIKEI; encoded by the coding sequence ATGAAGAAAAAGATAGTCTATCTAATGCTAGTCTTTTGTTTCATAGGGACTTCAATCAGTGTTTATGGAGAAGGAGTAAATGTTTTGGATGGGGATGCAGGGATACGCTTTATTGATGATGACACTCAAACATCAACAACTGAGACTAGCAGTACTAGTAGCTCATCAACTACGATAACCAGTACAAGCAAAACAACTGAGAAAAGTTCTGAAGAGGGGATAAAGAAATTATTACCTCGTACAGGAGAAGAACAAGCAAATCGTCTATTATTATTAGGTTTACTTGTTGTTTTTTCTAGTATTTTCATCATAAGGATGAAAAAGAAAATTAAAGAGATATGA
- a CDS encoding WxL domain-containing protein has translation MKKVFLYGALLGTTVGVFGGITTAFAEAPAVDYETPTKANSDAKIKFIDGGDPEIVDPIDPTKVVDPVDPVNPNRGDLMIQYVSNFDFGVRKRVTSKELTANAKAVKVVPKGEKKEDVSKQYEVMPFVSTLDMRPEREGGWNLQVNQGEFTFKKDGKNIPIKGAEMIFTNTNYADYINGGGAQPNAPQIVDKATSKLDYDLKGTNYTQYLDGLGNGLKITGTNTPVAFADASKTDQGVGSYSLALGNKLVDDAKDQTSKQIADKEPAEVYKSTNGVTFRMPKQTAVGTDSEYHATVTWTLAPGIK, from the coding sequence ATGAAAAAAGTATTTTTATACGGAGCACTTTTAGGAACAACAGTCGGCGTTTTTGGAGGGATCACAACAGCTTTTGCTGAAGCACCAGCAGTGGACTATGAAACACCAACTAAAGCAAACTCAGATGCTAAAATTAAATTTATTGATGGTGGAGATCCTGAGATTGTAGATCCAATTGACCCTACAAAAGTCGTTGACCCAGTTGATCCAGTTAATCCAAATCGTGGAGATTTAATGATTCAATATGTTTCAAATTTTGATTTTGGTGTTCGTAAAAGAGTAACAAGTAAAGAGCTTACAGCTAATGCTAAAGCAGTTAAAGTAGTTCCTAAAGGAGAAAAAAAAGAGGATGTATCTAAACAATATGAAGTAATGCCTTTTGTTTCTACTTTAGATATGCGTCCAGAACGTGAAGGTGGTTGGAATTTACAAGTCAACCAAGGAGAATTTACGTTCAAAAAAGATGGAAAGAATATTCCTATCAAGGGTGCAGAAATGATCTTTACTAATACTAACTACGCTGATTATATCAATGGTGGTGGGGCACAACCAAATGCACCTCAGATTGTTGATAAAGCAACTAGTAAACTTGATTATGACTTAAAAGGAACAAATTATACTCAATATTTAGATGGACTTGGAAATGGTCTGAAAATTACAGGAACAAATACTCCTGTTGCTTTTGCAGATGCTTCTAAAACTGATCAAGGTGTGGGGTCTTATTCTCTAGCTTTAGGAAATAAATTGGTTGATGATGCAAAAGATCAAACAAGCAAACAAATTGCTGATAAAGAGCCAGCTGAAGTATACAAATCTACAAATGGTGTAACATTTAGAATGCCTAAACAAACTGCTGTGGGGACTGATTCAGAATACCATGCAACAGTAACTTGGACATTAGCACCAGGAATTAAATAA